In the Candidatus Bathyarchaeota archaeon genome, one interval contains:
- the rpsJ gene encoding 30S ribosomal protein S10, with translation MKRARIKLTSTDTDKLGAVCQEIKDIAKKIGVKLVGPIPLPTKKLVVPTRRTPCGDGSNTWDRYEMRVHKRLIEVAARERVMRSIMRIRVPSEVYIEMEIR, from the coding sequence GTGAAACGGGCAAGGATAAAACTGACTAGCACAGATACCGATAAACTTGGTGCAGTCTGCCAAGAGATTAAGGACATTGCTAAAAAGATCGGTGTAAAACTAGTTGGGCCTATACCATTACCAACTAAAAAACTCGTAGTTCCTACAAGGAGAACTCCCTGTGGAGATGGGAGCAATACCTGGGACCGCTACGAGATGAGGGTGCATAAACGCCTCATTGAGGTTGCCGCCCGGGAGAGGGTTATGCGGAGTATCATGCGGATTCGAGTGCCCAGCGAGGTTTATATCGAGATGGAGATCCGATGA
- a CDS encoding MFS transporter: MSSNLLILVLTHMLVHAAGNIRSTLFPVLKAEFSLTYQQVGLIIAIPSIFQFLLSIPSGIISDKFGTKKIIALSIVIAAMGTLLGSVSSTPWMFIVASTLLTLTTTIYHPASQSYVFNTTRPQDRTRVMGIFNSGGTAGTSLGPLSISILVGVLAFSWRQIYGFWIIPILLGLVALYFVKPATELLTKEVQEAWDEGETIETLLNSNMFFLLFSAAVRRFGGGLTTGFMSIWLVEVQGWTIGQIGMMLGVSSLIGIIANPLGGELASRYGEKRWFVMTLFGSYAFFALAFLVRGYWFFMIAYIIHSFFGTLGMPAHMTLIARLSPPHQKGVGFALSSIPYNIVMPVSAMVAAYIADTYGLYPIFVITTVIYFIGLVILHLGVKVED; encoded by the coding sequence TTGAGCTCAAATCTTCTTATCCTGGTTCTGACCCACATGCTTGTCCATGCAGCTGGGAATATTCGGTCCACCCTCTTCCCAGTTCTCAAGGCGGAGTTTAGCCTCACCTATCAACAGGTTGGCCTCATAATTGCAATCCCCAGCATCTTCCAGTTTCTTTTAAGCATTCCCAGTGGGATTATTTCCGATAAGTTCGGCACAAAAAAGATTATTGCGCTTAGTATTGTGATCGCCGCAATGGGGACACTTTTAGGGAGCGTTTCTTCAACTCCCTGGATGTTCATTGTTGCCTCCACTCTCCTCACGTTGACTACCACCATCTATCACCCTGCTTCTCAGAGCTATGTCTTCAACACTACTAGGCCTCAGGATCGCACCAGAGTTATGGGGATCTTTAACAGTGGGGGTACAGCAGGGACATCCCTAGGACCCCTAAGCATCTCGATTCTGGTAGGAGTCTTGGCTTTTAGCTGGAGACAGATCTACGGTTTTTGGATCATTCCTATACTGCTTGGGCTCGTTGCCCTTTATTTTGTGAAACCCGCCACTGAGTTGTTGACGAAAGAGGTCCAAGAAGCCTGGGATGAAGGAGAAACTATTGAAACTCTCCTCAACTCTAATATGTTCTTTCTTCTCTTCTCTGCCGCCGTGAGACGCTTTGGGGGAGGCCTCACCACAGGTTTCATGAGCATTTGGCTCGTAGAGGTCCAAGGATGGACAATTGGCCAAATAGGTATGATGCTTGGAGTCAGCTCTCTGATTGGCATCATTGCCAATCCCCTAGGAGGAGAACTTGCCTCCCGATATGGAGAGAAACGATGGTTTGTAATGACTCTCTTTGGATCCTATGCATTCTTTGCTCTCGCTTTTTTAGTTAGGGGATACTGGTTCTTCATGATCGCTTATATAATCCACAGTTTCTTTGGCACTCTCGGCATGCCCGCCCATATGACTCTTATTGCGCGCCTTTCACCACCTCATCAGAAAGGAGTAGGTTTTGCACTTTCTTCAATTCCTTATAACATTGTAATGCCTGTCTCCGCTATGGTCGCCGCCTATATCGCAGACACGTACGGACTCTATCCGATATTTGTTATCACTACAGTGATCTATTTCATCGGACTCGTGATCCTCCATCTGGGGGTAAAGGTTGAGGACTAA
- a CDS encoding cupin domain-containing protein, producing MHVNVEDIKGEEIAPGVIKKVLMTEEQGDDEQMCSAFHYTLTDGGQLVIENEMTEYQHYIISGRATSGTADTAIFAPAGTHDPEKQAKGLRAQRFTHVGEGETRIFVVAFKVPRPAFRWAKSRSRHLFQVLSPHQTSIGYSQMFTEEEHAIMGALRFHALDIQTHPPGQHKGRFDEKGELQGHRNPAEIMYFLRGTGKAMAEDVVYDVRPGSYLYTREGTLHGIWNPTDDVLEYICMELIEHDKSWTERGYQGETNRPAWK from the coding sequence ATGCACGTAAATGTTGAAGACATCAAAGGAGAAGAAATTGCCCCAGGAGTCATCAAAAAAGTGCTTATGACAGAGGAACAAGGCGACGACGAACAAATGTGCAGCGCTTTTCATTATACACTCACTGATGGTGGCCAGTTGGTTATCGAGAATGAGATGACTGAATACCAACACTATATCATTTCAGGCCGAGCAACAAGTGGAACGGCCGATACAGCAATTTTTGCACCTGCCGGGACACACGATCCGGAAAAACAAGCAAAGGGCTTACGGGCTCAGCGGTTTACACATGTTGGAGAAGGCGAGACAAGGATATTCGTTGTAGCGTTCAAAGTACCAAGGCCCGCCTTCAGGTGGGCAAAAAGCAGGTCACGGCATCTATTCCAAGTTCTTTCCCCTCATCAAACCAGTATTGGGTACAGCCAAATGTTCACCGAGGAGGAGCATGCAATAATGGGGGCCCTAAGGTTCCACGCTCTGGATATACAAACTCATCCACCCGGTCAGCACAAAGGCCGATTTGACGAGAAAGGTGAACTCCAAGGCCATAGAAATCCTGCTGAGATAATGTATTTCCTGAGAGGTACCGGGAAAGCCATGGCTGAGGACGTAGTTTACGATGTACGACCCGGCTCATATCTTTATACCCGAGAAGGTACACTGCACGGTATCTGGAATCCAACAGATGACGTTCTTGAATACATATGCATGGAGCTGATCGAACATGACAAGTCTTGGACTGAGAGAGGCTATCAAGGAGAAACAAACCGTCCAGCATGGAAATAG
- a CDS encoding M14 family metallopeptidase — protein MSELKFDHYYSFDKLTETLQKLASEYPSLAKLRSIGKSVQGRELWLMEITNFETGAPKTKPAVWIDGNTHAGEVMGSMVCLKNIWHLLIKYGDDPNIAELLDYTTFYILPRLDADGGEFVINTPYYVLGADNETGGGRWYPLSREEWSSTERGLFMEDVDGDGVIVQMRIPDPIGEWKVSDKDARIMLRRTPEDQLGDFYRVYPEGFILNFKGEKEIKMAPARWALNFNRNWPGEWAKEEVSRGSGSYPLSEPETRSVADFIVSHPNICLALTYHTHGGVLFSYSEDDQIPVQDRKLFKIIESIFEDQTGYPSRSMGKRGPSGSFSTYMTVHRAIPCNTIEIWDLLSEIGMKDWVKREGFTFSAKRREEQELKLIAWNEKELNGEAFVDWHEIDHPQLGKLEIGGWKKKFVLRNPPVKFMEREVNKIMFFPFRLARLLPRLIIKEASSTKIGEHVYKVNLILENVGALPTYIMKHALDIGSTKPAIASIKLAHGMKLISGDNFIKFHLEGYLNKDLTEQRRERLNNCDKNKVTFSWLVRTEKSGKIKLKVQSQKAGCIKTVLNLSPDIS, from the coding sequence TTGAGTGAACTGAAATTCGACCATTATTATTCTTTTGACAAGCTCACTGAGACGCTCCAAAAGCTAGCATCAGAGTACCCATCTCTCGCCAAGCTGCGGTCTATAGGCAAGTCAGTACAGGGAAGGGAACTATGGCTTATGGAGATAACAAACTTCGAGACGGGAGCTCCCAAGACTAAGCCCGCCGTCTGGATCGACGGCAACACTCATGCCGGAGAGGTGATGGGATCGATGGTCTGCCTCAAGAACATCTGGCACCTGCTCATAAAATACGGAGATGACCCAAATATCGCTGAATTGCTCGATTATACAACATTCTACATCTTGCCAAGGCTTGACGCTGATGGAGGAGAATTCGTCATCAATACCCCATACTACGTCCTAGGAGCAGATAACGAGACAGGGGGAGGGAGATGGTATCCTCTTAGCAGAGAAGAATGGAGCTCAACTGAGCGAGGTCTATTTATGGAGGATGTCGATGGAGACGGAGTTATAGTGCAGATGAGAATCCCGGACCCAATCGGGGAATGGAAAGTATCAGATAAAGACGCCCGTATAATGCTGAGGAGAACTCCAGAGGACCAACTAGGAGACTTTTACCGTGTCTACCCTGAGGGTTTCATTCTAAACTTCAAAGGCGAGAAGGAGATAAAGATGGCCCCCGCAAGGTGGGCCCTTAACTTTAACAGGAACTGGCCCGGAGAATGGGCTAAAGAGGAAGTCAGCAGAGGTAGTGGGTCATATCCATTGTCTGAACCAGAGACACGGTCCGTAGCTGACTTTATTGTGAGCCACCCCAATATTTGCTTAGCTTTAACCTATCATACCCATGGCGGGGTGCTCTTTAGTTACTCCGAGGATGACCAGATCCCTGTCCAGGACAGAAAGCTATTCAAGATCATCGAGTCAATTTTCGAGGATCAGACTGGCTACCCTTCTCGCTCCATGGGGAAAAGGGGTCCTAGCGGGAGCTTTTCCACATATATGACAGTACACAGGGCAATCCCTTGCAATACTATAGAGATTTGGGACCTCCTCAGCGAGATCGGTATGAAGGACTGGGTTAAGAGGGAAGGTTTCACGTTTTCAGCAAAAAGGCGGGAGGAGCAAGAGCTAAAACTCATTGCTTGGAACGAGAAAGAGCTCAATGGGGAAGCCTTCGTTGACTGGCATGAGATTGACCATCCCCAGCTAGGCAAGTTAGAGATTGGTGGCTGGAAGAAAAAGTTCGTTTTAAGGAATCCCCCAGTTAAGTTCATGGAAAGAGAAGTCAACAAAATCATGTTTTTTCCTTTTAGGCTAGCCAGACTTCTGCCAAGGTTGATTATTAAGGAGGCATCCAGTACAAAGATCGGGGAGCACGTCTACAAAGTTAATTTAATCCTAGAGAACGTCGGGGCTCTTCCCACCTATATTATGAAGCATGCGTTAGATATTGGCAGTACCAAGCCGGCTATTGCCTCAATCAAGCTAGCTCATGGGATGAAATTGATTAGTGGGGATAACTTCATAAAATTCCATCTTGAGGGATATCTTAACAAGGATCTCACAGAACAAAGGCGAGAGCGTCTCAACAACTGCGACAAGAACAAGGTAACATTCAGCTGGTTGGTTCGCACAGAGAAGTCCGGTAAGATCAAGCTTAAAGTCCAGTCACAAAAAGCGGGATGTATAAAAACGGTATTGAATCTGTCTCCCGATATCTCTTAA
- the tuf gene encoding translation elongation factor EF-1 subunit alpha: MSGKEKPHLNLIIIGHVDHGKSTSIGHLFYDAGAISEKVIRDFEEEAKALGKESFKYAWVLDKLKEERERGLTIDLAFYKLESSKHFFTVIDSPGHRDFIKNMVTGASQADGAVIFISAKRGEYEAGTNPGGQTREHAFLASTLGVTQLVVAINKMDDATVDWAEGRYEEVKDGMTRLLKQVGYNPDKIQFIPTSGWTGDNLFNKSDKMDWYKGPTVLEALDEFTVPEKPVDRPLRIPVQEVYTIRGVGTVPVGKIETGTLKMDSNLIFMPSKETGQVKTIETHYTRMNEAGPGDNIGFNVKGIARDKIKRGDVAGYLNDVPKVAKAFNGRIFIIHHPTAVAEGYTPVLHIHTAQIAVRFDKLISKLDPRTGQVVEENPSYLRTGDAAVVRFVPLQPAALEKYTDFPQLGRFALRDMGTTIGAGIVLEIEEE; encoded by the coding sequence ATGAGTGGTAAGGAAAAACCACACCTTAACCTGATCATAATCGGGCATGTGGACCACGGAAAAAGCACAAGTATAGGTCACTTGTTCTACGACGCTGGAGCTATCAGCGAGAAAGTAATTAGAGACTTCGAAGAAGAGGCCAAAGCCCTCGGAAAGGAGTCCTTCAAATACGCATGGGTTTTAGATAAGCTCAAAGAGGAGCGGGAGAGAGGACTCACGATCGACTTGGCTTTCTACAAGCTAGAGTCTTCAAAACATTTCTTCACAGTTATTGACTCTCCAGGCCACAGAGACTTTATCAAGAATATGGTTACAGGCGCAAGCCAAGCCGACGGAGCTGTTATATTCATCTCCGCAAAGCGGGGGGAGTATGAAGCAGGCACCAACCCGGGCGGACAGACTAGGGAGCACGCCTTCTTAGCTAGCACCCTTGGAGTAACTCAACTCGTCGTCGCTATCAACAAGATGGACGATGCCACTGTAGACTGGGCGGAGGGGAGATATGAAGAGGTAAAGGATGGGATGACTCGACTATTGAAACAAGTCGGCTATAACCCGGATAAAATCCAATTTATTCCTACGAGCGGTTGGACAGGAGACAACCTCTTCAACAAGAGCGATAAGATGGACTGGTACAAAGGGCCTACAGTCTTGGAGGCTTTAGACGAATTCACTGTTCCCGAGAAGCCTGTTGACAGGCCTCTACGGATTCCTGTACAAGAGGTCTATACAATCAGGGGCGTAGGCACTGTACCCGTCGGAAAGATCGAAACAGGCACCCTAAAAATGGACAGTAACCTTATCTTTATGCCTAGCAAGGAGACGGGTCAGGTCAAGACAATAGAGACACACTATACAAGGATGAACGAGGCAGGCCCAGGCGATAACATAGGATTTAACGTAAAGGGAATCGCCAGAGACAAGATCAAAAGGGGAGACGTCGCAGGATACCTTAACGACGTCCCAAAAGTCGCAAAGGCGTTCAACGGCAGAATATTCATCATCCACCACCCCACAGCAGTAGCCGAGGGGTATACACCAGTTCTCCATATACACACTGCCCAGATTGCAGTACGCTTTGACAAGCTTATCTCTAAGCTTGACCCCCGCACCGGACAGGTTGTCGAAGAGAATCCAAGCTACCTTAGAACAGGTGACGCTGCCGTAGTCAGATTTGTCCCCTTACAACCCGCAGCCTTAGAAAAGTATACAGACTTTCCCCAACTAGGTCGATTCGCACTTCGGGATATGGGAACGACCATAGGCGCCGGCATAGTCCTGGAGATCGAAGAGGAGTAG
- a CDS encoding aspartate aminotransferase family protein: MNKEKFSVPNISTNLPGPKSKEIMIRKSRTFMKPRSPSKRGLAVKRSYNAMVEDLDGNAFLSFSSSINAVGSNHPRVIEAVQKQLKTSSGGAGQSVPFIDYAEKLLKWLPGDLSNGKIGYTATGSEAIDLMTRLARDYTKKRIIISYHGLNFGEGTVDCSRLAGVGKHMFKGGLSPLITEILYAPWPYCYRCPMGHNFENCNLVCLSYFEEIFESYYPEEIVGIIIEGLPANSGVLAPPPGYLKGLRKMCDEKGILLLVDEVFSGFGKTGKFLSVENWDIVPDIVCLGKSMGGGLPISAVATSSDIIDKCGSIARGTVGSFSGNIVSCVAATAVLEVMQEEQLLAKASRQGLMIKKRLNELSERFENIGDIRGIGFMLGIELVEDRKTKNPANELANRIVDNAYRKGLLIRSMGRYGNNNVIRLTPHLVTTEEQIDAGLSILEESFKLAIT, translated from the coding sequence ATGAATAAAGAAAAGTTTTCTGTTCCCAATATCTCCACGAATCTCCCTGGACCTAAATCTAAAGAGATTATGATTCGGAAATCTCGGACTTTTATGAAACCCCGCTCTCCTTCAAAACGGGGATTGGCCGTTAAAAGGTCATACAATGCCATGGTCGAGGACTTGGATGGTAACGCATTTTTAAGTTTTAGTTCGTCTATAAACGCTGTTGGCTCCAACCATCCGAGGGTAATAGAGGCGGTCCAAAAGCAATTAAAGACATCGTCAGGAGGTGCTGGTCAATCAGTCCCATTCATAGATTACGCAGAAAAATTACTAAAGTGGCTACCAGGAGATTTGAGTAACGGCAAGATTGGGTATACCGCCACTGGAAGCGAAGCCATAGACTTGATGACTCGTCTTGCTCGGGACTATACAAAAAAAAGGATCATCATAAGTTATCATGGACTAAACTTTGGGGAGGGTACAGTCGATTGTTCCCGTCTTGCTGGAGTCGGCAAACATATGTTCAAGGGAGGTCTGTCCCCACTCATCACAGAAATTTTGTACGCACCATGGCCCTATTGTTATCGCTGCCCCATGGGTCATAACTTTGAAAACTGTAACCTCGTATGTTTGTCTTATTTTGAAGAGATTTTTGAAAGCTATTACCCTGAAGAAATCGTTGGAATTATTATTGAAGGCTTGCCGGCTAATAGCGGAGTCTTGGCTCCACCACCAGGCTATTTAAAGGGTCTAAGAAAAATGTGTGATGAGAAGGGGATACTTTTACTCGTCGATGAGGTGTTCTCAGGATTTGGTAAAACAGGAAAATTCCTTTCAGTCGAGAACTGGGATATTGTCCCAGATATAGTTTGTCTGGGAAAATCAATGGGTGGTGGTTTACCCATCTCAGCAGTAGCTACTAGCAGTGATATTATAGACAAATGTGGCTCCATAGCTCGAGGCACGGTTGGTTCTTTCTCAGGAAATATAGTTAGCTGTGTCGCAGCCACAGCTGTCTTGGAGGTGATGCAAGAGGAACAGCTTCTTGCGAAGGCTTCGAGGCAGGGACTCATGATCAAAAAAAGGCTGAATGAATTATCCGAGAGATTCGAGAATATAGGAGATATACGGGGAATCGGATTTATGCTAGGTATAGAGCTTGTAGAAGATAGGAAGACAAAGAATCCGGCTAATGAGCTAGCAAATAGAATCGTGGACAATGCCTATAGAAAAGGACTTTTGATCAGATCCATGGGCCGATATGGTAATAATAATGTTATACGATTAACGCCTCATTTAGTGACTACTGAAGAACAGATTGATGCAGGGCTCAGCATTCTAGAAGAGTCATTTAAATTAGCGATAACATAA
- a CDS encoding Ldh family oxidoreductase — MVRLSAERLNRISFASFKAAGCTDTEAERISELLVLANLRGHDSHGAGVYIPVYIQRIHSGMIVPGAVPEIVNETPAMALLNGNNGPGQTNATRGMKIAIEKAKNIGVGVVSIFNCNHIGRMSDYAEMAVEQDMVGYLTANVGGSSVAPYGGAKGVFGTNPLCYAIPGGEEETVIVDFATSFFAGGKLSVGMARGTQLPEGALIDHNGNPSTDPSVYWTKPKGYLLPFGGMVGYKGYGLCMIADLLGGALSGNGCASEAFTNGVLMMALDVSKFRSVDDFKADVDKVVRTCKNIPPQKGYVGLNGETEVLVPGDPERIAEEKHRKEGIYISDITWAKMVEASSGVGVDIDGIE, encoded by the coding sequence ATGGTCAGGTTATCGGCAGAAAGATTGAATCGGATCTCGTTTGCATCTTTTAAGGCTGCAGGATGTACCGACACAGAGGCGGAGCGGATCAGTGAACTACTTGTCCTGGCTAATCTAAGAGGCCACGACTCCCATGGAGCTGGGGTTTACATTCCCGTTTATATTCAAAGAATTCACTCCGGGATGATCGTGCCGGGAGCTGTCCCGGAGATCGTGAATGAGACGCCAGCTATGGCTCTCCTAAATGGCAATAATGGGCCAGGGCAGACGAATGCCACCAGAGGTATGAAGATCGCTATCGAGAAGGCCAAGAATATTGGTGTGGGAGTTGTATCCATTTTTAATTGCAACCACATAGGCCGGATGTCTGACTATGCTGAAATGGCGGTAGAGCAAGACATGGTAGGCTATCTTACAGCAAATGTCGGGGGCAGCTCGGTGGCCCCCTATGGCGGGGCAAAAGGCGTCTTTGGGACTAACCCCCTATGCTACGCGATACCCGGGGGGGAAGAGGAGACAGTAATTGTGGACTTTGCCACCAGCTTCTTCGCGGGGGGGAAGCTCAGCGTTGGGATGGCCAGAGGCACCCAACTTCCTGAGGGGGCACTTATCGACCACAATGGCAACCCTTCCACAGATCCGTCAGTCTACTGGACAAAGCCTAAGGGATATCTTCTCCCCTTTGGCGGCATGGTTGGTTACAAGGGCTACGGGCTGTGCATGATAGCTGATCTCTTGGGCGGAGCGTTATCAGGTAATGGCTGTGCCTCAGAGGCCTTCACAAACGGAGTGCTAATGATGGCATTAGATGTTTCTAAGTTTAGGTCTGTGGACGATTTTAAGGCAGATGTGGATAAGGTTGTTCGCACATGCAAAAATATTCCACCTCAAAAGGGGTATGTAGGCCTGAATGGGGAAACTGAAGTCCTTGTTCCTGGGGATCCTGAGCGTATTGCTGAGGAGAAACATCGGAAAGAGGGTATTTACATCTCTGATATTACATGGGCCAAGATGGTTGAGGCCTCCAGCGGTGTTGGTGTTGACATAGACGGGATCGAGTAA
- a CDS encoding MFS transporter, giving the protein MKKGNGVLLLMGLAHSLNHSLFLVLPPLLDDISRDLGVSFQTIGAISTVAFFLYGLGALLGGPLSSRVGLVRVARISLGLAGMATAIFFLPSKLSFFIVGFWGIALAASLYHPTANTLIANFFPKNTAWFMGVHGASGSLGQMVTPAIAYFIGAMFHWRYAFIFFGTVSVATSILMRGIPLVKEPQWAEKTPLVDVLKVPGLWILIIYNVIIGLFQRGVELFFPTFLVLERGFTGQLAAFFASALLFFGTPGQLLGGWAANKYTPRKFLVLTSAGIVFSMIILLLVPSTLGVWGFLLTYGVFFFGHQPTMTTLLNRITPGALMSMAYGVMFFFAFGLGSVSTTIAGYLADNFNLKAVFWTMTVFSFWSFGISLVIFRVIGDKKGGGQTEQL; this is encoded by the coding sequence ATGAAAAAGGGGAATGGCGTGCTTCTACTCATGGGATTGGCCCATTCGCTTAACCACTCCTTATTCTTGGTGCTCCCGCCCCTCCTAGACGACATTTCTAGGGACCTAGGAGTCTCCTTCCAAACCATTGGAGCCATATCTACAGTAGCGTTTTTCCTCTACGGTCTGGGAGCCCTTTTAGGGGGACCCCTCTCTAGTCGGGTAGGACTCGTTAGGGTAGCCAGAATTAGTTTAGGGCTCGCCGGCATGGCTACAGCCATCTTTTTTCTCCCTAGTAAGCTCTCTTTCTTCATAGTAGGGTTCTGGGGGATAGCCTTAGCGGCGAGCCTCTACCACCCCACGGCGAATACGCTCATAGCAAATTTTTTTCCCAAAAACACGGCATGGTTCATGGGTGTCCATGGAGCATCAGGGAGCTTAGGACAGATGGTTACACCCGCCATCGCTTATTTCATCGGGGCTATGTTCCACTGGCGCTACGCATTCATCTTTTTTGGTACAGTCTCAGTCGCGACAAGCATCCTGATGCGGGGGATCCCGTTGGTCAAAGAGCCTCAGTGGGCTGAGAAAACACCTCTAGTTGATGTGCTAAAAGTCCCTGGACTATGGATCCTCATAATCTACAATGTCATTATAGGACTCTTCCAGAGAGGTGTGGAGCTCTTCTTCCCCACCTTCTTAGTGCTAGAGAGGGGGTTCACAGGGCAACTCGCAGCCTTCTTTGCCTCCGCTCTCCTTTTCTTTGGAACGCCAGGCCAGCTTTTAGGGGGCTGGGCCGCTAACAAGTACACGCCCCGAAAGTTCCTCGTGTTGACATCAGCGGGAATTGTATTCAGTATGATAATTCTCCTTCTGGTTCCTTCAACCTTAGGAGTTTGGGGGTTCTTGTTAACCTACGGTGTTTTCTTCTTTGGGCACCAGCCAACCATGACCACTTTGCTGAACAGAATCACACCCGGCGCCCTCATGAGTATGGCCTACGGGGTGATGTTCTTCTTTGCATTTGGACTTGGTTCCGTCTCTACCACTATAGCAGGCTATCTCGCGGATAACTTTAACCTTAAGGCCGTCTTTTGGACCATGACTGTTTTCTCCTTCTGGTCCTTTGGAATATCTCTTGTGATTTTCAGAGTGATCGGGGACAAAAAAGGCGGGGGACAAACTGAGCAGCTTTAA
- a CDS encoding TIGR04076 family protein: MQITVLKKLDRNQLFDGNPPIDSEEEPICPVFEEGQVFEVSAEGNIPEGFCTWAWNNIYLQAIHLMLNGDLPWIKEKGECVACCTDGLRPVLFHLKRI; encoded by the coding sequence ATGCAAATAACGGTATTGAAAAAACTAGATCGGAACCAATTATTTGACGGAAATCCACCCATTGACTCTGAGGAAGAGCCCATATGTCCTGTTTTTGAGGAAGGGCAGGTCTTTGAAGTCTCAGCTGAAGGTAATATCCCCGAGGGCTTTTGCACATGGGCTTGGAACAATATCTATCTCCAAGCCATCCACCTAATGCTCAATGGAGATCTACCTTGGATAAAGGAGAAGGGAGAATGCGTTGCGTGCTGCACAGACGGATTGAGACCCGTTCTTTTCCACCTCAAGAGAATTTAA